DNA from Arthrobacter sp. FW305-BF8:
GGACATTGCCACCGCAATTCTGCTGCCGCTAATGATGCTGGCCGTCTCGCTGGCAATAAGGTTCGCCACCGCCAACGTCCGCCTGCAGCGCCAGCGACTGGAGAAGAAGGACGCCGAACTCCGCGAACTGCTCGTGGAAAGCCGGAACCGCGAACGGCTGCTCAAGACCATCCTGGACACCACCGACGTTGGGATTGTGGCCGTGGATGCGGACGGCCAGAAGGTTCTGGTCAACAACCAGCAGCAAACCTTCCGGCAGGCGGCAGCCCCGGCCGGCACTGAGCAGCCGCTGGAAGCCCAGCAGCTCATGTTCGGGCAGGACCGAGTAACGCCGCTTCCATTGGACAAACGCCCGATCAGCCGTGCTGTGGCCGGTGAGACCTTCGCCGATTACCTGGTGTGGCTGGGCGAGGGACCCTCGCAGCGGGCGGTCGCCACTGCTGCCCGGATTATCAAGAACGACGACGGCGGGTTCAGTGGGGCGGTCGTCGTCTACAGTGACGTCACGGGCCTGGTGGAAGCGCTCTCCGCCAAGGAAGAATTGATCTCCAACGTCTCCCACGAGTTCCGCAGTCCCCTGATGTCTGTGCTCGGGAACGTGGACCTGGTGCTGGACGAAGCGGACGCCTTGAGCCCCGATTCCGTGCGCCGGCTGGAGGTGGTCCAGCGCAATGCCGAACGCCTGCTCTCCCTCGTCTCGGAGCTTCTGGTGTCGGCCTCGGCCGTTCTGGCCGTGCATCCCCGCCGGACCGATCTGGCCGGCCTCATCGAGAACAGCATCGGCTCGGTCCAGGCGCAGGCAGACGCGAGCAACGTTTCGCTCAGCACCGACGTTCCGGCGCCGCTGTGGGCGCACGCTGACCCGCTTCGCATCAGTCAGGCGCTGGACAACCTGGTGTCCAATGCCGTCAAATACTCTCCCGACGGCGGCAAAGTCACCGTCAGTGCCCGGCGTAGCGAATCGTGGGTGCAGCTGAAGGTCCAGGACACAGGCATGGGCATCAGCGAAGAGGAAACTTCGCGTATCTTCACGCGGTTCTTCCGCACCCAGGCGGCGCGCCAGGCTGCCATTCCAGGGGTGGGGCTGGGTCTGTCCATTACCAAAACCATCGTGGAGCGGCACGGCGGGGACATCTCCTGCCAGAGCAAACCCGGCGCAGGCACCACCTTCACCCTCACCCTGCCGGCTGAGGGAACGCCCGAGTCCTGACGCGGGGATCAGGCCCAATCCGGTTTTCCACATAGCCCCGGGGCAGAGTCGTTTTTGTCATAGGCCGATGGCATGCTTTGGGTATGGATAACAGTGCGGCTGCGGATGCGCTTGAGGCTATCAGTGCTTCTGCCGCGGCGCTGGCTGCCAAGCTCCGCAAGGCCGCTGATCCGGGCACTGGGGGCGCGGACCCTCTGCCGAATTACGCCGATCCACTGCAGGAGCGGGCCGATGCCGTCTTGGACGGACTGGCCGAGGCGGCCAAACTGGAGGCCCGGGCTGCTGCCCTTAAGGTCCACCTCACGGCCGAATACGCCGACATTTCCGCGGCCATGGCACCGCCGGCTGAGAGCCTGCGGGACCGTGAGATCCGGCAGATGTCCTTAACGGCCGAAGTCGCCGGCGCCCTGACTGTGAGCGAAGGTGCGGCGACACGGCTGCTTGTTGAATCCGCCGCCCTCAGCCATACCCTGCCGTTGGCGCTGGAGGCACTGCACGCCGGAACAATTTCGTGGCAGCATGCCCGGGTGATGTGCGATGAAACCATCGGGCTGGATCCCGCGTCCACAGCTGGGTTGGAGGCGCGCACTTCCTGGACCCGGACGCGCCCGGGGCCGCCCGCGGATGCCCGGCCGGAGAGTTGGTGCCCTCCAGGTTCCGGGCGAAGGTACGTGCCTGGCGGGAGCGGCATCATCCGGACAGCATCGAAACCCGCCATGCGAAGAGTGCAAAGGACCGGCGGCTGGAGTACACACCGGACCGGGACGGCATGGCCTGGCTCTCGGCGTTTCTGCCGGCGGACCAGGCTGCGGCGATCTGGAACCGCACCACCGCCGCGGGCCGCGCCATGCAAAGTCCCACCGAATCCCGCACCTTGACGCAGCTGCGCGTCGATGCTGCCGCCACGTGGCTGCTCACAGCAGGTCACCAGCTTGATGGCGCGGTTGACGGCCCGCCCGCTGAGCCGGTTCCCGCAGACTCCGCGCCGGCAGGTTCAACGCCTGCGGGTTCTGTTCCCGTAGGTGGTGCGCCGTCCGGTCTTGTACCGGTCGGCGGGGTGCCGTCCCCCACGGCGCAGGTCCTGGTAACCGTTCCGGTGTTCTCGTTGCTCGGCCTGACGGAGGAACCGGCCATGCTGGACGGGTACGGTCCCATTCCCGCGTCCATGGCCCGCCGGCTCGTCGCCGACGGCGGAACGTCATTCCTGCGGGTCCTTACAGACCCGCGGAACGGGGCGCCGTTGGAGATCGGACGCACAAGCTACCGGTTGACGAAGCCGATGCGCCAGTGGCTGCGGCTGCGCGATGCTCGATGCACGTTCCCGAGCTGCAACAACCACTCCATGGACAATGACGCCGACCACATT
Protein-coding regions in this window:
- a CDS encoding sensor histidine kinase, yielding MGEHVLVRDTDRFFRRLRPRVQVALCQLPVTVILAALAIAAPAVWPTLIESPVFIAAIVMMVTTFLACFLVPWERLPPNAYLVIPILDMVVIGLARNGAVPAVAGLGVLAIFPVIWLSSSDNFPRTTIFLSFFGTLLIGIPTLVQKFPKISPSDIATAILLPLMMLAVSLAIRFATANVRLQRQRLEKKDAELRELLVESRNRERLLKTILDTTDVGIVAVDADGQKVLVNNQQQTFRQAAAPAGTEQPLEAQQLMFGQDRVTPLPLDKRPISRAVAGETFADYLVWLGEGPSQRAVATAARIIKNDDGGFSGAVVVYSDVTGLVEALSAKEELISNVSHEFRSPLMSVLGNVDLVLDEADALSPDSVRRLEVVQRNAERLLSLVSELLVSASAVLAVHPRRTDLAGLIENSIGSVQAQADASNVSLSTDVPAPLWAHADPLRISQALDNLVSNAVKYSPDGGKVTVSARRSESWVQLKVQDTGMGISEEETSRIFTRFFRTQAARQAAIPGVGLGLSITKTIVERHGGDISCQSKPGAGTTFTLTLPAEGTPES